In Brevibacillus brevis NBRC 100599, a single genomic region encodes these proteins:
- a CDS encoding acyltransferase: MNSNRKGTFQDLNALFVFGALTVLMIHILSFFLANEKTYPWNSDLQAVLIILLKFGRSLFIFATGMLLFYWYQNRQLDWRAFWKKRWRAVILPYVIWTAIFTYFKHQTFDPAVLVEPFFDSLFTGSSFYHLYYIPVYLQLCLLFCLIKPWMERYLNFRWIIVLFIGQAGLYLLYHYLFITPLWAIDWAATPFLSLVKHTYVYGQHYVFMYVFTFALGAYAGMNVDKWRTWVKRLQIPSIVVMASAGVWMAYSYLSGSKSYYESMNIFEPLYLLYTLCVIVSFYPASSYFGKLPKLGPWLSRLAKQNMAIYLVHPLILFLMQSYVIHRLGWSTPSMVLGMFVITPPLCIFLYELTTMSFWFNRKKRVEAKPIFNNQTYKA; this comes from the coding sequence ATGAATAGCAATCGAAAGGGGACGTTTCAGGATCTGAATGCCCTTTTTGTTTTTGGGGCACTTACTGTCTTGATGATTCACATCCTCAGTTTTTTCCTGGCCAATGAGAAGACGTATCCGTGGAATAGTGATTTGCAAGCCGTTCTAATTATCTTATTAAAATTCGGTCGCTCTTTGTTTATATTTGCAACTGGAATGCTGCTGTTTTACTGGTATCAAAATCGACAATTGGATTGGCGTGCTTTCTGGAAAAAACGCTGGCGCGCTGTTATATTGCCTTACGTAATTTGGACGGCCATCTTCACCTATTTTAAGCATCAAACCTTTGACCCAGCCGTGCTGGTAGAACCGTTTTTCGATAGTCTGTTTACGGGTAGCTCTTTCTACCACTTGTACTACATTCCGGTTTACTTGCAATTGTGCTTGTTGTTTTGCCTGATTAAACCGTGGATGGAACGGTACTTGAATTTTCGTTGGATCATCGTCCTATTTATTGGACAAGCTGGTCTGTACCTTCTCTACCACTATTTGTTCATTACGCCGTTATGGGCCATTGATTGGGCTGCAACCCCATTCCTGTCCCTTGTGAAGCACACGTATGTTTACGGACAGCATTATGTTTTCATGTACGTGTTTACTTTTGCACTCGGCGCTTATGCCGGGATGAATGTGGATAAATGGCGGACATGGGTGAAACGTCTTCAAATACCTTCTATCGTTGTAATGGCAAGTGCAGGCGTTTGGATGGCTTACAGCTATCTTTCTGGCTCCAAAAGCTATTACGAGAGTATGAACATTTTCGAGCCGCTTTACTTGTTGTACACACTCTGTGTAATCGTCAGCTTTTACCCTGCATCCAGTTATTTCGGCAAGCTGCCTAAACTTGGTCCGTGGCTTTCCCGGTTGGCCAAACAAAATATGGCCATCTATTTGGTTCATCCGTTGATCTTGTTCTTGATGCAGAGCTACGTCATTCATCGACTAGGCTGGTCGACACCGTCAATGGTTCTCGGCATGTTCGTGATTACACCGCCACTTTGCATTTTCCTATACGAGTTGACGACGATGTCCTTTTGGTTCAATCGAAAAAAACGGGTGGAAGCCAAGCCCATTTTCAATAATCAAACGTATAAAGCGTAA
- the cbpB gene encoding cyclic-di-AMP-binding protein CbpB, translating to MNQEIPLLHIPIKDLIIASTKVAHVQLGNSLEHALLVLIKSGYSAVPVLDHQYRLHGLISTNMIMNKTLGLERFETERMSEHIVDDVMDAKVPRLRDTDEFLKALEVSINHPFVCIEDEEHYFQGILTRKSILALVYRHFRNLPFPLADQQQPAES from the coding sequence ATGAATCAAGAGATCCCTTTGTTACATATTCCGATCAAAGATCTCATAATTGCGTCCACAAAGGTCGCACATGTGCAGCTAGGTAATTCGCTTGAGCACGCCCTGCTAGTCCTAATCAAGTCCGGCTATTCAGCCGTTCCTGTACTGGATCATCAGTATCGTTTGCATGGGTTAATCAGCACGAATATGATCATGAATAAGACTCTTGGTTTGGAGCGCTTCGAGACTGAGCGTATGTCCGAACATATTGTAGATGATGTGATGGATGCGAAGGTCCCTCGATTGCGTGACACCGATGAATTTTTGAAAGCATTAGAAGTGTCCATTAATCACCCTTTCGTCTGTATTGAAGACGAGGAGCACTATTTCCAAGGAATCTTGACTCGAAAATCGATTTTGGCTTTGGTATATCGTCACTTTCGCAATCTGCCCTTTCCATTGGCTGACCAACAACAGCCAGCAGAATCGTAG
- a CDS encoding YheC/YheD family protein → MDRIGIMLDWALMVKGIQGIKSYERLPYYVEIGKELGLEPVFFHPRHVKPGDERVKGYFWNGNRLVSQLVSVPGVIHNRVLTGDAKARNVIRRLSQKKTVFNGLVVRDKRKVHQMLWKNEQIRSYLPHTVPYSMEQLRQFLNKYQVVYVKPSIGSVGIGVARIERHGGNYHFIASKKRQILSHSQIFSTVRRWVGNKRFLIQRGIPLARYGGKTFDIRVSVQKNKEKQWTVSGMVAKVANTKNKLSNLSRGGTAVPFSEALVPIFPEVKQQQAVIERVGIAAVEIAEQYGRHFSSLADLGMDMGIDERGNPYLIEVNVRDQRYSFFKAGEKEMFKQTYRHPLEYAQALLTEKKKRKHLLLAPSQLL, encoded by the coding sequence GTGGACAGAATCGGAATAATGTTGGATTGGGCCCTTATGGTGAAAGGAATTCAAGGCATCAAGTCATATGAGCGTCTGCCTTATTATGTCGAAATCGGTAAAGAGCTTGGGTTGGAGCCAGTTTTTTTTCATCCGCGGCATGTGAAGCCAGGAGATGAAAGAGTCAAAGGATATTTTTGGAACGGAAACCGGCTCGTCTCACAACTGGTTTCAGTCCCGGGAGTCATCCACAATCGTGTTTTGACAGGGGATGCAAAAGCGCGGAATGTGATTCGAAGATTGAGCCAAAAGAAAACGGTGTTCAATGGCTTGGTTGTACGGGATAAGCGGAAAGTACACCAGATGCTCTGGAAAAATGAACAAATTCGCAGCTATCTGCCGCATACAGTGCCTTATTCCATGGAGCAGTTGCGTCAGTTTTTAAATAAGTACCAGGTGGTGTACGTCAAGCCTTCGATTGGATCAGTCGGAATTGGGGTAGCACGTATTGAACGGCATGGAGGCAATTATCATTTCATTGCATCGAAGAAACGGCAGATCTTATCTCATTCGCAGATCTTCTCCACGGTGCGACGTTGGGTTGGTAACAAAAGATTTTTGATCCAGCGAGGAATTCCTTTGGCCCGCTATGGAGGCAAAACGTTTGATATTCGTGTTTCGGTGCAGAAAAACAAAGAGAAACAGTGGACTGTGAGCGGGATGGTTGCCAAGGTCGCCAATACGAAAAACAAGCTGAGTAATCTCTCTCGAGGAGGGACAGCAGTACCGTTTTCGGAAGCTTTGGTACCCATCTTTCCTGAGGTGAAACAACAACAAGCTGTCATTGAAAGAGTTGGCATAGCGGCGGTGGAAATTGCGGAGCAGTACGGTCGGCATTTTTCATCATTAGCAGACTTAGGGATGGATATGGGAATTGACGAGAGAGGCAATCCGTATTTGATCGAAGTCAATGTGCGTGACCAACGCTATTCTTTTTTCAAAGCAGGGGAAAAAGAGATGTTTAAACAAACGTACCGTCATCCACTGGAATATGCGCAGGCATTGCTCACGGAAAAAAAGAAACGGAAACATCTACTCCTAGCGCCAAGCCAATTGCTCTAA
- a CDS encoding tRNA (mnm(5)s(2)U34)-methyltransferase, producing the protein MFPNVLEVARKLIRERVQVGETVVDATMGNGNDTLFLAQLVQEEGKVIAFDIQPQAIEKTRERLEREGLANRVEMKLASHEEIDKLEILAAAIMFNLGYLPGGDKEITTQASSTIQAIQSGLRVLRPGGIMTVMIYWGHPAGETEKEAVEAFCHELSQLDYLVLKYQYINQQNQAPFLLAIERRGQ; encoded by the coding sequence GTGTTTCCAAATGTATTAGAAGTCGCACGCAAATTAATCCGTGAACGGGTACAAGTAGGGGAAACGGTTGTAGACGCTACAATGGGGAATGGAAATGACACCTTATTTCTTGCGCAATTGGTGCAAGAAGAGGGGAAGGTAATCGCCTTCGATATCCAGCCGCAGGCGATTGAGAAAACGCGCGAGAGACTCGAGAGAGAAGGTCTGGCGAACAGGGTAGAAATGAAGCTCGCCAGTCATGAGGAAATTGACAAACTGGAGATTCTTGCCGCGGCAATCATGTTTAATTTGGGCTATTTGCCGGGTGGAGACAAGGAAATTACAACTCAAGCGAGCAGTACCATTCAGGCGATTCAATCAGGATTGAGGGTGCTCAGACCAGGTGGAATCATGACAGTCATGATTTATTGGGGGCATCCGGCGGGAGAGACGGAAAAAGAGGCAGTGGAAGCATTTTGCCACGAGCTAAGTCAATTGGATTATTTGGTTTTAAAATACCAATATATCAATCAGCAAAACCAAGCCCCATTTTTACTGGCCATCGAGCGCAGGGGACAATAA
- a CDS encoding MBL fold metallo-hydrolase gives MRVTVLGYQSPYPGPGGATPGYLIETDRVKILLDCGSGVLAQLGKHLPIFELDAMLLSHYHHDHVADVGVMQYGLMVHQLFGQRPADKPLPIYAPALPVANAETLVYRRATTFTPITEETSVTIGDVAITFLRTDHGDGDPCYAMRLEANGRVLVYGADSGPGTAWEGFASQADLFICEGTYLDYNVPAKPNGHLSVRQAAELAQSLSCRSLLVTHLFYGYEESQVIAEANAFVEGPVYAARIGLQIDL, from the coding sequence ATGCGCGTTACTGTGTTAGGCTATCAATCTCCTTATCCTGGCCCAGGGGGTGCTACTCCGGGTTACCTGATTGAGACAGACCGTGTCAAAATTCTTCTAGACTGCGGCAGCGGTGTTCTTGCGCAGTTAGGAAAGCATTTACCTATTTTTGAGCTGGATGCTATGCTCTTATCCCACTATCATCATGATCATGTTGCGGATGTAGGAGTGATGCAGTACGGTTTGATGGTTCATCAGTTATTTGGCCAAAGACCTGCTGACAAGCCGCTTCCGATCTACGCTCCTGCGCTGCCTGTGGCCAATGCCGAGACATTGGTGTATCGAAGGGCGACCACATTTACCCCAATCACCGAAGAAACGTCTGTTACCATTGGGGACGTTGCAATCACTTTTTTACGGACAGACCACGGTGACGGAGATCCTTGCTACGCCATGCGTTTAGAAGCCAACGGACGTGTCCTTGTATACGGAGCGGACAGTGGACCAGGTACAGCCTGGGAGGGCTTTGCAAGTCAAGCGGATTTGTTTATTTGCGAAGGGACCTATCTAGATTACAATGTACCAGCGAAGCCAAATGGACACCTTTCTGTTCGCCAAGCGGCGGAATTGGCGCAATCCCTATCCTGCCGTTCTTTATTAGTCACACATTTGTTTTACGGCTATGAGGAGTCCCAAGTAATTGCGGAGGCCAATGCCTTTGTCGAAGGTCCAGTTTATGCAGCGCGAATTGGTCTGCAAATCGATTTATAA
- a CDS encoding YkvI family membrane protein codes for MQGTWRAAWQIAFTYIGTVVGAGFASGKEIVEFFVQYGTQGLVGIILATMLFIWAGIRVMLIAYRIQADSYQEVSTYLFGHPFGTVFNTLLLTVLLGTTSVMLAATGAIFWESFRLSPQIGIWFSMILIFFVTKKGLFAIHHVNSIFVPMLIGFTVLVFFYTKPWLDTSVVVESLRPWAWLSSPFYYVALNVTLTQAVLIPMGRQSPSEKPLLLGGIIGGLGIGLLLLLAYASLSVKMPGIHHAEMPMIAVLQGLGPTIPFLFSLLVYAEIFSTLVANVFGLAQQIRQVIPLRGPTILLGILLICYLISFIGFSSLLRYLYPLFGQLVVFFLVMLVYRQWRDRV; via the coding sequence ATGCAAGGAACATGGAGAGCCGCATGGCAGATCGCTTTTACGTATATTGGGACAGTCGTAGGAGCTGGTTTTGCCTCAGGCAAAGAAATTGTAGAGTTCTTTGTTCAATATGGAACACAAGGCTTAGTTGGCATCATTCTGGCGACGATGCTGTTTATTTGGGCAGGTATCCGCGTCATGCTGATTGCCTATCGGATTCAGGCCGATTCCTATCAAGAAGTCAGCACCTATTTATTTGGGCATCCGTTTGGCACTGTATTTAATACCTTGCTTCTAACCGTATTGCTAGGCACTACCTCCGTCATGCTCGCTGCTACCGGTGCGATTTTTTGGGAGTCATTTCGATTATCTCCCCAAATCGGTATTTGGTTTAGCATGATCTTGATTTTTTTCGTGACGAAAAAAGGGCTATTTGCCATCCATCACGTGAACAGTATTTTTGTTCCGATGCTCATTGGTTTTACTGTACTTGTCTTTTTTTATACGAAGCCATGGTTAGATACGAGTGTCGTCGTTGAATCGTTACGGCCTTGGGCGTGGCTTAGCTCTCCCTTTTATTATGTTGCCTTAAATGTCACACTAACACAAGCGGTTTTGATTCCGATGGGCAGACAGAGTCCCAGCGAGAAACCTCTTCTCCTAGGGGGAATCATAGGAGGGCTGGGAATAGGCCTTTTGCTCTTGCTCGCTTACGCTTCCCTATCTGTAAAAATGCCGGGAATCCATCACGCGGAAATGCCCATGATCGCTGTGCTGCAAGGCTTAGGACCAACGATTCCCTTTTTGTTCTCCCTATTGGTATATGCCGAAATTTTCTCCACTCTTGTGGCAAACGTATTTGGTCTAGCCCAACAGATTAGACAAGTTATCCCCCTTCGAGGTCCGACAATTTTACTCGGGATTTTGCTCATTTGCTATTTGATCAGTTTTATCGGGTTTAGCTCACTTCTCCGTTACCTGTATCCACTCTTTGGTCAACTGGTCGTCTTTTTCCTTGTCATGCTCGTGTACAGGCAGTGGCGGGATCGCGTGTAA
- a CDS encoding 2-oxoacid:ferredoxin oxidoreductase subunit beta, protein MATMKEFRNNVKPNWCPGCGDFSIQAAIQRAAANVGLEPENLAVVSGIGCSGRISGYINCYGFHGIHGRSLPIAQGVKMANRELTVIAAGGDGDGFAIGMGHTVHAIRRNMNVTYIVMDNQIYGLTKGQTSPRSATGFVTKSTPAGSIESSISPVELALSVGATFVAQSFSSDLKGLTELIEKGIQHEGFSLINVFSPCVTYNKVNTYDWFKENIVPVETIEGYDAHDRIKAMSTSMQYKGLITGLIYQNTEQKPYEALVNGFKEEGLVNQDIRLSEEDFEKLVKEFA, encoded by the coding sequence ATGGCGACTATGAAAGAGTTTCGAAATAACGTTAAGCCAAACTGGTGCCCAGGCTGTGGTGACTTCTCCATCCAAGCGGCTATTCAACGCGCCGCAGCAAACGTAGGCCTGGAACCTGAAAATCTGGCGGTTGTTTCCGGTATCGGTTGCTCTGGTCGTATTTCCGGCTACATCAACTGCTATGGTTTCCACGGTATTCATGGACGTTCCCTGCCAATCGCACAAGGTGTGAAAATGGCAAACCGCGAGCTGACAGTTATCGCAGCTGGTGGTGACGGAGATGGTTTCGCGATCGGTATGGGTCATACTGTACACGCTATCCGTCGTAACATGAACGTTACGTACATCGTAATGGATAACCAAATCTACGGTCTGACAAAAGGTCAAACCTCTCCGCGTTCCGCGACTGGTTTCGTGACCAAGTCTACACCGGCAGGTTCCATCGAGTCTTCCATTTCCCCAGTTGAACTGGCGCTGTCTGTAGGTGCGACTTTTGTTGCTCAATCCTTCTCCAGCGATCTGAAGGGCTTGACTGAACTGATCGAAAAAGGTATCCAACACGAAGGCTTCTCCTTGATCAACGTATTCAGCCCTTGTGTAACGTACAACAAGGTAAATACGTACGACTGGTTCAAAGAGAACATCGTACCAGTAGAAACGATCGAAGGATACGATGCACATGACCGTATCAAAGCAATGTCTACTTCCATGCAATACAAAGGTCTGATTACAGGTCTGATCTACCAAAACACTGAGCAAAAACCTTATGAAGCTCTCGTAAATGGCTTCAAAGAAGAAGGTTTGGTTAACCAAGACATTCGTTTGTCTGAAGAAGACTTCGAAAAATTGGTTAAAGAATTTGCTTAA
- a CDS encoding 2-oxoacid:acceptor oxidoreductase subunit alpha: MISQLSWKVGGQQGEGIESTGEIFSMAMNRMGYHLYSYRHFSSRIKGGHTNNKIRVSTTPMRAISDDLDILVAFDQETIDFNAHELREGGIIIADAKFNPKLPDGLKPVRFFTVPLTEIADELGTSLMKNMVSIGASSAILGIAVESFRPIVEDMFLRKGEKVVEKNMDAIRRGFDFVNELTGGQLPEFQMEKADPQKQLFLIGNDAIALGAVAAGCRFMPAYPITPASEVMEYLIKKLPKLGGTVIQTEDEIAAITMAIGANFAGARSLTASAGPGLSLMMEAIGLAGITEQPVVIVNTQRGGPSTGMPTKIEQSDVNAMIYGTHGDIPKVVIAPSTVEECFYDAVEAFNIAEEYQLPVILMTDLTLSLGKQTVVPFDYNKVEIRRGKLLAGQELPEKEQNDLFKRYEVTEDGVSPRVIPGQKYGLHHVTGVEHDQTGRPSENAANRIQQMDKRMRKMEGVLKNFKGAVTADAPHADADVLVVGINSTIGTIQEAKGRLEQEGIKVNHAQIRLLHPFPTEEIKALVDKAKKVVVVEHNAQAQVTSLLKQHVGNAEKIESVLKYDGNPFLPKEIYAEVKELVKHGDYERVSK, encoded by the coding sequence ATGATTAGTCAACTTTCCTGGAAAGTTGGAGGACAGCAAGGGGAGGGCATCGAGAGTACTGGTGAGATTTTCTCGATGGCGATGAACCGGATGGGGTACCATCTGTATAGCTACCGTCACTTCTCTTCCCGTATTAAGGGTGGACACACGAACAATAAAATTCGCGTGAGCACAACGCCTATGCGTGCGATCTCTGACGATCTGGACATTCTCGTAGCGTTTGATCAAGAAACGATCGATTTCAATGCGCATGAGCTCCGTGAAGGCGGTATCATTATCGCGGATGCGAAATTTAATCCAAAGTTGCCGGACGGCTTGAAGCCAGTTCGCTTCTTCACTGTACCACTGACTGAAATCGCTGATGAGCTGGGAACTTCCCTGATGAAAAACATGGTGTCGATTGGTGCGTCCAGTGCCATCCTCGGCATTGCAGTGGAAAGCTTCCGTCCCATCGTTGAAGATATGTTCCTCCGCAAGGGCGAAAAAGTGGTTGAAAAGAACATGGATGCCATTCGCCGCGGTTTTGATTTTGTAAATGAATTGACTGGTGGTCAACTGCCTGAGTTCCAAATGGAAAAGGCTGATCCACAAAAACAACTGTTCCTCATCGGTAACGATGCGATCGCTCTGGGTGCTGTAGCTGCAGGCTGCCGTTTCATGCCAGCTTACCCGATCACACCTGCTTCCGAAGTAATGGAATACTTGATCAAAAAGCTGCCTAAATTGGGCGGTACGGTTATCCAAACAGAAGACGAGATTGCTGCTATTACGATGGCAATCGGTGCTAACTTCGCGGGTGCTCGTTCCTTGACTGCTTCTGCAGGTCCTGGTCTGTCCCTGATGATGGAAGCAATTGGTCTGGCGGGTATCACGGAACAACCAGTTGTAATCGTGAACACGCAGCGTGGTGGCCCATCTACCGGTATGCCTACTAAAATCGAGCAATCCGATGTGAATGCTATGATCTATGGTACACATGGTGATATTCCAAAAGTAGTTATCGCGCCAAGCACAGTAGAAGAGTGCTTCTACGATGCAGTTGAAGCGTTTAACATTGCGGAAGAATACCAACTGCCTGTAATCCTGATGACAGACTTGACGCTGTCCTTGGGTAAACAAACCGTTGTTCCATTTGACTACAACAAAGTAGAAATCCGTCGCGGAAAACTGCTTGCTGGACAAGAATTGCCAGAAAAAGAGCAAAACGACCTGTTCAAACGTTATGAAGTAACAGAAGACGGCGTTTCTCCTCGTGTTATTCCTGGTCAAAAATACGGTCTGCACCACGTAACTGGTGTTGAGCATGATCAAACTGGTCGTCCATCTGAGAATGCTGCAAACCGTATTCAACAAATGGATAAACGTATGCGCAAAATGGAAGGCGTTCTGAAAAACTTCAAAGGCGCTGTAACAGCAGATGCTCCTCACGCTGATGCGGATGTTCTGGTTGTGGGTATCAACTCTACAATTGGTACAATTCAAGAAGCAAAAGGCCGTCTGGAACAAGAGGGAATCAAAGTAAACCATGCACAAATCCGTTTGCTGCATCCGTTCCCAACTGAAGAAATCAAAGCACTGGTAGATAAAGCGAAGAAAGTTGTTGTTGTTGAGCACAACGCTCAAGCACAAGTAACAAGCTTGCTCAAGCAACACGTTGGAAACGCTGAAAAAATCGAATCCGTGCTTAAATATGACGGTAACCCATTCCTGCCGAAGGAAATCTATGCTGAAGTGAAGGAGCTGGTAAAACATGGCGACTATGAAAGAGTTTCGAAATAA
- a CDS encoding dipeptidase has translation MKIFDAHSDVLCKLWQNPELDFYKEDKLLQAGFTALEKGNVDIQVLACFVPSQVPFGRRFHTVLEMIDIFYQKVASEQFYPIFTKADLAECVLKGQKGAILFVEGAHALEESLVQLRTWFRLGVRGMTLTWNHGNALASGNGEPNPGGLTSFGREVIEEMNRLGMIIDVSHLADPGFWDVLECSKTPVIASHSNVRSLCHHSRNLTDEQIRALIAKDGAIGLTFVNFFTVQEKRTVWIDDLLRHLDHICALGGVDHVGFGSDFDGITETFGDMASAADYSQLLEALLKRYKEAEVLKFVQGNWLRVFGNVLQ, from the coding sequence ATGAAAATTTTTGATGCGCATAGCGATGTATTATGCAAGCTGTGGCAGAATCCCGAGCTGGACTTTTATAAAGAAGACAAGCTCCTGCAAGCTGGTTTTACCGCCCTAGAAAAAGGGAATGTAGACATACAAGTGCTTGCCTGCTTCGTTCCTTCTCAGGTGCCGTTTGGACGACGTTTTCATACGGTACTAGAAATGATCGATATTTTTTATCAAAAGGTGGCGAGTGAACAATTCTATCCTATTTTCACAAAGGCAGATTTGGCTGAATGCGTATTAAAGGGACAGAAAGGGGCTATTCTGTTTGTAGAAGGCGCGCATGCATTAGAAGAGAGCCTCGTTCAGCTACGTACGTGGTTCCGACTTGGTGTACGAGGAATGACACTGACCTGGAATCATGGCAATGCCCTAGCAAGTGGAAACGGGGAGCCGAATCCAGGTGGACTTACTTCATTTGGACGAGAAGTCATAGAAGAAATGAATCGGCTGGGGATGATCATTGATGTTTCGCATTTGGCCGATCCAGGATTCTGGGATGTACTAGAATGCTCGAAAACACCAGTGATCGCTTCGCACTCGAACGTGAGAAGCCTATGCCATCACTCTCGCAATTTGACGGACGAGCAAATTCGAGCGTTAATCGCCAAAGATGGAGCGATCGGCTTGACGTTTGTAAACTTCTTTACCGTACAGGAGAAGCGCACAGTTTGGATCGATGACTTGCTGCGCCACTTGGATCACATCTGCGCATTGGGTGGTGTAGACCACGTAGGTTTTGGTTCCGATTTCGATGGGATTACCGAGACGTTTGGAGACATGGCATCCGCGGCAGATTACTCCCAGTTATTAGAAGCTTTGTTAAAACGTTATAAAGAGGCGGAAGTATTGAAATTTGTGCAAGGAAATTGGTTGCGTGTTTTCGGAAACGTGCTACAATAA
- the spoVS gene encoding stage V sporulation protein SpoVS, which produces MEVLKVSAKSNPNSVAGALAGVLRERGAAEIQAIGAGALNQAVKAVAIARGFVAPSGVDLICIPAFTDIVIDGEERTAIKLIVEPR; this is translated from the coding sequence ATGGAAGTATTAAAAGTTTCAGCAAAGTCTAACCCCAATTCCGTTGCTGGTGCCCTTGCCGGAGTTCTTCGTGAACGAGGTGCGGCTGAGATCCAAGCCATTGGCGCTGGGGCGCTTAATCAAGCTGTGAAAGCAGTAGCAATCGCACGAGGGTTCGTAGCGCCGAGTGGAGTTGACCTCATTTGTATTCCAGCCTTTACCGACATCGTGATTGATGGAGAAGAGCGAACTGCAATCAAATTAATCGTAGAACCCAGATGA
- a CDS encoding TIGR00282 family metallophosphoesterase, producing MKLLFIGDIMGLPGREIVKTYLPLLKRKYNPTFIVANGENAAHGRGITEKITKELFEWGVHAITLGNHTWDQREIFDFIDDEPRMIRPANFPEGAPGKGITYIKQPEGELAVINLMGRTFLPPLDCPFQMADKLVEQARKRTKLIFVDFHAEATSEKQAMSWYLDGKVTAVVGTHTHVQTADERILPQGTGFLCDVGMCGPSNGILGMEREAVIKKFLTQLPVRFEVAPDPAQLNAVLITLDKTNGHAKKMERIRIDSDHPFME from the coding sequence ATGAAGTTGTTATTCATTGGAGATATTATGGGCTTGCCTGGCAGAGAGATCGTGAAAACATATCTGCCGTTACTGAAACGAAAATACAACCCTACCTTTATCGTAGCGAATGGAGAGAACGCTGCGCATGGTCGCGGGATCACAGAGAAAATTACCAAGGAGCTTTTCGAGTGGGGGGTTCACGCGATTACGCTCGGGAATCATACGTGGGATCAAAGAGAAATTTTCGATTTTATTGATGATGAGCCGCGGATGATTAGACCCGCGAACTTCCCAGAAGGGGCACCTGGAAAAGGGATTACATATATCAAACAACCTGAAGGGGAACTAGCCGTCATTAATTTGATGGGGCGTACGTTCTTGCCACCGCTGGACTGTCCGTTCCAAATGGCTGACAAGCTAGTAGAGCAAGCTCGGAAGCGCACGAAGCTCATTTTTGTAGACTTTCATGCCGAAGCCACATCGGAGAAGCAAGCAATGTCATGGTACCTCGATGGAAAGGTAACGGCGGTCGTGGGGACACATACCCATGTGCAAACCGCTGATGAACGTATTTTGCCTCAAGGAACCGGTTTCTTGTGTGATGTAGGCATGTGTGGCCCAAGTAACGGCATTTTGGGGATGGAACGCGAAGCTGTCATTAAGAAGTTTTTGACGCAGCTCCCTGTTCGATTTGAGGTAGCACCAGATCCTGCGCAGTTGAATGCAGTGTTGATTACCCTAGATAAAACGAATGGGCATGCGAAAAAAATGGAACGAATCAGAATTGACTCTGACCATCCGTTTATGGAATAA